The Sus scrofa isolate TJ Tabasco breed Duroc unplaced genomic scaffold, Sscrofa11.1 Contig2501, whole genome shotgun sequence genome contains the following window.
ccctccctccctccctccctccctcccttcctccttctttccttccttccttccttctttccttccttccttccttccttccttccttccttccttccttccttccttccttccttccttcttgccggATTGGCCTGGTTTGCacttctagtacaatgttgtGTAGGAATGTGCACAGTGGTCACCCTTGTCTTATTTCTGGTCTTCGGAGAAAAGCTTTCAATCATTTACCACTGAGTGTGATGTTAGATGCAGGCATGTTCTCacggcctttactatgttgaggtaaattcctcctacctcacttgttgagagttttgatcatgattgCAAGTTGAATTTGTCCAAAGCTTTTAGTGCATTTATTGAGaggattttatgattttctatatttcattctgttgatgtaaTGTGTCACATTTATTGCTTTGCGTATGTTGACCCATTCTTGCATCCCAAGAACGAACCCTATCTGGTCATGGTATGATCCTTTGTATGTGCTGCTGAATTTTGgttgctagtatttcattgagaCTTTAAACTTCTCTAGTAACCCAGGATAACGACCCATAGTTTTCTTCCCTGGTAGTGTCCTTATCTTGCTTTGCCATCAAAGTAATATtggctttgtaaaatgcctttggaaaggttcctttctcttcagtttttttggaagagtttgaaaaggattggcattaattcttccttaaatgttgggTGCAATTTACGATGAAGCCTTCttgtccagggcttttctttgtgggaggtttctgattactgattcagtctccttgctagttattgttctgttcagactttctgttctgtgtttttttttttttttctgattcagttttccTAGGTTGTATGTGTCTAGAAATGTATCTGCTTCTTCTGTGCTGTCCAATGTGGTGGAAAACCTTGGGCACTGAGGGGCCACTCTGGTGGAGCCCtgaagcagcagaggggaggggcagtgaggtcagagtgtagctgctcctctattcttttcatgtggtccTTCGTGGACTCTGTGGCCCAGGGGGGATGCTCTACCTTCatcctttgttttagaattttaacattcGTATCTTGCCTATGAtagttactagtttttttttttaattttctggtgaGTTGGACTTATGTCAGGAGAAATCTATGTTGCTGTATTGATTATGACACTCTGAACTAAAAACCTAAGTGCTTAACCCTTAACAAGAGTTTGATGCTGCttcctaaaatgaaaattctgcAATTAGGACAAAAGTTGGGGCCAGTAGTGAGTCATACTGGCTTCCCTTTGGGATATTTTGTATGAAGTCTTCCCTAAGAAGATGTTCTTCATAACTTATTGGGGCAGACAgactgtgtccctccaaaatatTATCAGGATTCTAAATCATGGTGTAAATTCCTAGGCCACGTAGGTGCTGTttgattgaatatattttcaaaactcttGGTAAGTTATAATGAACAGTGCAATTTTTCTTATgagtaaaagaagagaatataagactATATCTAGATGGTCATTTGGGAGGGAAGAGCTCTTTCaaattattgtgaaatgatgCTATTTATGCAGTACTTTTATAATGCAGCAGTTATCCCCTGAATTATCAGAGGTCATTAAAAACctcttaattatttaatattatcatatatttgaggtataatgtgccaatttctgctgtacagcacagtgactctgtcatatgtatgtatgtatatatatatatacacactcttttttgaaacctataattttaatcaatgatatagtcttttatataataatcacagaattcatattgctttcttaaaacttttcagtcaaactttaaaatctctttataaatGATCATGAGACCTCATGAAATAACGGAGAACCCGAAGCACTGAGAAGGTTCTTGATGACAATTCAAGATAAAAACCTGAAGTCTTGACCTGAAGACCgtgaagcattttcttcttttccagttctccATGGAGGGAATGCATGTATTAGCTTTGTAAAGTTACCCTTTCACCTGAGTCAGCAgtgcattctctttcttttctgacttcaggAGTACAAAGCCAATGGGGGAGACAATACTACAACTATCATCCATTTTGTCCTCTTGGGATTCTCAGATTTTCCCCACATCAGACCAGCCCTCTTTGTGGTGTTTCTggtgatatatattttgactctGACGTGGAATCTGTGTCTCATTGTCTTGATAAGGCtggattcccacctccacacacccatgtacttcttcctcagtaatCTGTCCTTTATAGACATCTGCTATGTGAGCTCTACAGCCCCCAAGATGCTCTACGACTTCTTCCAGGCAAAGCCAACTATCACCGTTGTGGGTTGTGCCATTCAATACTTTGTGTGTTCAACCATGGGACTGAGCGAGTGTTGTCTCATGACagtcatggcttatgaccgctatgcTGCCATTTGTAACCCACTCCTCTACTCATCCATCATGTCACCCTCTCTCTGTGGTCGGATGGTGCTGGGGTCCTATATGGCTGGACTCTCTGCTACTCTGTCCCAAGTGTGTGCCGTGCTTCAGCTCCACTTCTGTGGGCCTAATGTCAtccaccacttcttctgtgacatgcCCTTGATGTTAGGTCTTTCCTGCTCTGACACGTTCTTTGTTCAAGTCTTGACTGCTATATTTACAGTCTTCTTTGGGATAATAAATGCCCTGGTTATCATGATGTCCTATGTCTACATTGTCATCTCCGTCATGAAGATCACTTCCGCAAAAGGCAGGTCCAAGGCTTTCaacacctgtgcttctcacttgACAGCAGTTACCCTCTTCTACACCTCAGGTATCTTTGTCTATTTAAGTTCTAGCTCTGGTGGGTCCTCTGGCCTTGACAGATTTGCCGCAGTGTTCTACACGGTGGTGattcccatgctgaaccctttgatatacagtctgaggaacaaagacatcaaagatgccttgaagagactgaaaaagaggaaagagtgttGCTGAGGTAACAGATTGTGAGGTCCGACAGGTTTGTCCTGTTAGAATCACTTTACCACGCAATGATATTCACATGAGTGGAGAATATCAAAATTCACACTGCCTTGGAGAAAAAGGTTGATTTTGACACAGATAATATACCAAAATGGACCCACAGCGGAATCACAGTGCACAATCAAAACATCTTTCAGTCCTTGAggcccattattttcattctatttgtggTGTGGCTTCAACATTTACTCATCTGTCAGCAAGTATTCATGAGTCATTACGATTTAGAactttgttgcttcttttttacCCCCAAGATGACGTCTGTTCAATCTTAGATATGACCTTAAAGAGAGCCACGTGACAGAAGTCCCAGGATTGTAGAAGACTTTTCTCCAAATACTGTGATGCAGCATAACCTAGACATGACTGTGACCAATGTTCATTCTATGTTTCTGACCAGAATGAGAATGAACCCAGAGAGGGAGTATACCATTGGACAGAAACAAAGTGTTCAATTGGCCTGATCGTGCCTCCGGTGGAGGTTCCTCTGAGCTAGCCTACATTTGTGTTAAGGGCTCTTTCAGTGGTTATTGTCTGCTAAGTCTCTGGTCACCTCCGAATCTCCACCAGCTGCagtctgaggaaggaggaggaggtgatctGAATCATGACGAGGAATGGAATGATATATGCAGTCCCTTCAGGGGTATTTACTTATGAGTTCGCCGGTGGTAATTTTTTGCCTCTAGTGTCCAGTGGGGATTTCTGTTGGAGATGGTATCCAAATACCCATGTCACAGTCCCTGGTAATCTCTCATATTGTGGGATTCAAGCCTCGCTCCCattaaatttggaatatttaccGCTGGGGAACATACCCAACAGGAGCATCCTACCAAATGGCTTTGGCCCCTTcaaacattaacatttttcatgtgatgaGATTTGCGTGAGAATTTATGGCCACATGGAGTTATTTCCTTATAGTGCATGTTGCAGAGAAAGAGCTAAGATGGAAAACTAATGCACTTTCCTTCCTAGAGAATGTGGCCAACGTTTTATGTCCTAGAAATTTATGGTGGTATGGGCGTTATATAATGGCTGGAGTAGAATGGTTAGAGATATTGGAATGCTGATACTTTCCAGGTAACCTGAAGGGGtaggagaggaaacagactgtGGGCTCAGCAGTGTTGTCAAGGCTCGCCAATTTTTGTCTTCAGAAAGAGGATGTAAATTTGTGGTCCTTGCTGTTTGGTTAAAAAACAGAGTAAGGTGTGTTCCTGACTGCTGAGTTTCCAGATTTCCCAACTTTGACCCACTGATTCAAGCATATTATTAGCTTACATATTACCCTTTGAGAGCCAGTGGATTCTTAGAGTTGTTTGGGGGTCTCAGTTTCAAGGTCACATGAATCATTCTGTTGAGCAACTGTAACTGGAGAGACATTTGAAGcctttttcaaattctccatGAGTTTGCACGGGGACACAGTTGAGAGAGGAGGAATTGTTGAACACCTGGGAGCGTGTGTGAGGGGTTAGTACCTGCCAAAGAAATAGTGCAATGTGAATGAAAGTCGTgtgcccacctcacccccacccaggtaTAGGTACATCTTCTTAAGCATTGCTCTTTAACAGTGTGtgagaacgtgtgtgtgtgtgtgtgtgtgtaagaagctctttgcaggaagcggccctcagcaggaagcccctttGTTTCATCCTTGTAGCAGAGATGTATTATAAGTAACCTTAAAGCAGGCCCCTTCCCGTTCTACTCATCTCAGGCCCAAGCACACCTTTCACATCTTTTGATCAAGCAATACCTTGCCTAGCCTGTAGtttctttccatagatcaaagaGGTAGAACTGAAGAAGAAGAACTTAGAAGATGATCAGATCCCTTCCTTAGCTTCCACACTGCAGCAATCTCACGAATCAGCTGTGCGAACGAGATCACATCTAAGGAAAGATCACAAGATGTTGACAAGCCTGAAGGTCAGGAGATGCATGCAGTGGGAGATGGTGAGGAGtctggtctctggagttcccttgtggtgcagcaggttaaggatccagtgttgtcactgaagtggcttgggtcgccgcagtggtgagggttcaatccatggccagggaacgtccacgtgccacatgtgtggccctcccCTGAACCAAAGGATCTGATTCCGTATCTGaaggattaactgagattacttccctttttccctttaaaaccttTCATGGCCAAGCAGAGTCTACAGAGCTGGGTTTTGGACACACCCAAATCACCATCTCCCTAAGATGGCtggcattctgattaaaagcagctacccttggagttcccatcttggctcagcggtgaatgaatttgactaggaaccatgaggttgagggttcaatccctggccttgctcagtgggttaaggggctggcgttgccacggctcggatctggcgttgctggggctgtggcgtaggctggcaactacagctcctattagacccctagcctgggaacctccacatgcaatggaacactactcagctgtaaaaagaccaaaatagtgccacttgcagcaccatggatggaacgagagactctcatcctaagtgaagcaagtcagaaagagcaagacaaataccatatgatatcgcttatatgtgggttctcatatacaacacaaatgaatctttccacagaaaagaaactcatgggcttggagaacagacttgtggatgccaagggggaagggaagggagtgggatggactgggagcttggggttcatagatgcaaacacCTCCATTTGGGGAGGATAAGTAATATGATCCTGCggtatagcataggaaacaatattagtcacctgtgatggaacatgatggaagaaaatgtgagaaaaaaacaaagaatatatatatatatatatatatata
Protein-coding sequences here:
- the LOC110258601 gene encoding olfactory receptor 5AN1-like, whose protein sequence is MLTSLKVRRCMQWEMEYKANGGDNTTTIIHFVLLGFSDFPHIRPALFVVFLVIYILTLTWNLCLIVLIRLDSHLHTPMYFFLSNLSFIDICYVSSTAPKMLYDFFQAKPTITVVGCAIQYFVCSTMGLSECCLMTVMAYDRYAAICNPLLYSSIMSPSLCGRMVLGSYMAGLSATLSQVCAVLQLHFCGPNVIHHFFCDMPLMLGLSCSDTFFVQVLTAIFTVFFGIINALVIMMSYVYIVISVMKITSAKGRSKAFNTCASHLTAVTLFYTSGIFVYLSSSSGGSSGLDRFAAVFYTVVIPMLNPLIYSLRNKDIKDALKRLKKRKECC